From Echinicola soli, a single genomic window includes:
- a CDS encoding RNA polymerase sigma factor → MTTLEFSYSINEHSKSLKPFALRLTKDADDANDLLQETMLKAYTNRDKFSDGTNLRAWLYTIMKNTFFTRYQRMMRRATFVDTTDNLHYINSGDISIENRAQSKFAMDDINFCINHLNADYRTPFMMYFKGFKYQEIAEDLNLPIGTVKNRIHLARKILKDNLKVYKTN, encoded by the coding sequence ATGACAACTTTAGAATTCAGTTATTCGATAAATGAGCATTCTAAGTCATTAAAGCCATTTGCGCTTCGGCTTACCAAAGACGCTGATGATGCCAATGATTTGCTGCAAGAAACCATGCTAAAAGCATATACGAACCGGGACAAGTTTTCGGATGGCACCAACCTTCGGGCATGGTTATACACCATTATGAAAAACACATTTTTTACACGTTACCAGCGGATGATGAGGAGAGCCACTTTTGTGGATACTACCGATAATCTTCACTATATTAATTCAGGGGATATCTCCATAGAAAACCGGGCGCAAAGCAAATTTGCGATGGATGACATTAATTTTTGTATCAATCATCTTAATGCAGATTATAGAACGCCCTTTATGATGTATTTCAAAGGGTTTAAATACCAAGAGATAGCAGAAGACCTCAATTTGCCGATAGGTACCGTGAAAAACAGGATACACCTGGCCAGGAAGATTTTAAAAGATAACCTAAAAGTCTATAAGACGAATTAA
- a CDS encoding phytoene desaturase family protein: MGKEEAIVIGAGFAGIAAATTLAHQGFRVTVLEKNDSAGGRARKFSSAGFTFDMGPSWYWMPDIFEKYFARFGKHPSDYYNLVRLDPSYKVVFGENDELLMPANYEALQALFESLEPGAGERLQVFLDQAARKYKVGIQDWVYKPCQSVWEFAQPGIFNDFIRLDLFQSMQKHVRSFFKHEKLVQIMEFPVLFLGQTAKKIPALYSMMNYADLVLGTWYPMGGMHEIIKAMVILAEEKGVRFEYNADVSHINILNGMATSVVLKDDRKFYADVIIAGADYHHVETKLLPPGASNYSEGYWDKRTLAPSSLIFYLGVDDRIDHLQHHNLFFDEPLAPHASAIYDKPDWPEKPLFYVCCPSKTDPSVAPAGKENLFILIPLAPDLEDTEEKREAYYNLVMKRLENHTGQAIREKVCYKRSYAHRDFINDYNAFKGNAYGLANTLGQTAMLKPKIRNKKVSNLFYTGQLTVPGPGVPPSLISGQVVADEVTKAYLSTSLQH, encoded by the coding sequence ATGGGTAAAGAAGAGGCGATCGTCATTGGAGCTGGTTTTGCGGGTATAGCAGCAGCCACCACCTTGGCCCATCAAGGCTTTAGGGTCACTGTGCTGGAAAAAAACGACAGTGCAGGAGGAAGGGCACGCAAATTCAGTTCTGCTGGCTTTACTTTTGATATGGGGCCTAGTTGGTATTGGATGCCGGATATTTTTGAAAAATATTTTGCCCGTTTTGGTAAACACCCCAGTGACTATTATAATTTGGTACGTTTGGATCCCTCTTATAAGGTTGTTTTTGGTGAAAATGACGAATTGTTGATGCCTGCCAATTACGAAGCACTTCAGGCACTTTTTGAATCGTTGGAGCCAGGGGCGGGAGAGCGTTTGCAGGTGTTTTTGGACCAGGCAGCGAGGAAATATAAAGTGGGCATTCAAGATTGGGTATACAAGCCTTGTCAGAGTGTTTGGGAATTTGCCCAACCCGGAATATTCAATGACTTTATCAGGTTAGACCTGTTCCAGTCGATGCAAAAGCATGTTCGCAGTTTTTTTAAACATGAAAAGCTGGTACAGATCATGGAATTCCCAGTGCTGTTTTTGGGACAGACTGCCAAAAAAATTCCAGCCCTTTATAGCATGATGAACTATGCGGATTTGGTGCTGGGTACTTGGTATCCAATGGGAGGAATGCATGAAATCATCAAAGCCATGGTCATTCTTGCTGAGGAAAAAGGGGTACGCTTTGAATATAATGCTGATGTTTCCCACATCAATATCTTAAATGGGATGGCCACCTCTGTAGTATTAAAAGATGATCGGAAGTTTTATGCTGACGTGATTATTGCAGGGGCAGATTATCACCACGTGGAGACAAAGCTTCTGCCACCAGGAGCTAGCAATTATTCGGAAGGTTATTGGGATAAGCGAACTCTTGCCCCTTCGAGTTTGATCTTTTACCTGGGGGTGGATGACCGGATAGACCATTTACAGCATCATAATTTGTTTTTCGACGAACCTTTGGCTCCTCACGCATCAGCTATTTATGATAAGCCTGATTGGCCAGAGAAGCCATTATTCTATGTTTGTTGTCCTTCCAAAACTGACCCTTCCGTGGCACCAGCAGGTAAGGAAAACCTCTTTATCCTGATTCCGCTGGCGCCTGACCTGGAGGACACCGAAGAAAAAAGGGAGGCCTATTATAACCTGGTCATGAAGAGGCTCGAAAATCATACTGGGCAGGCTATTCGCGAAAAAGTTTGCTACAAGCGCTCTTACGCCCACAGGGATTTTATCAATGACTATAATGCTTTTAAGGGAAATGCATATGGATTGGCCAATACCCTTGGGCAGACGGCGATGCTCAAACCTAAAATACGAAATAAAAAGGTCAGCAACCTTTTCTATACAGGACAGCTTACCGTTCCTGGTCCCGGTGTGCCACCTTCCCTGATATCGGGTCAGGTGGTGGCCGATGAAGTTACCAAAGCGTATCTATCCACATCACTTCAACATTGA
- a CDS encoding phytoene/squalene synthase family protein translates to MNALNLYHQTTMECSKLITQRYSTSFSLGIRTMDVKFHKPIYGIYGFVRFADEIVDTFHHQDKEFLLHKFRQDTYEAIKLEFSLNPVLHAFQMVVHMYGITVDLIDAFLDSMAMDLDFSTYSDSKYKEYIYGSAEVVGLMCLKVFCEGDQETYEKLKAPACKLGSAFQKVNFLRDIKSDYEERGRVYFPGVDYLTFDQKTKQAIERDIQKDFDEACIGITQLPSGAKMGVKIAYLYYHNLFTKIKRLKPQTITAKRVRIPNIKKLSMLMGMYFGTKLGFE, encoded by the coding sequence ATGAATGCACTAAATCTATATCATCAGACCACGATGGAATGCAGTAAGCTGATTACCCAACGCTACAGCACTTCTTTCAGTTTGGGAATCAGGACTATGGATGTGAAATTTCACAAGCCGATTTATGGTATTTACGGCTTTGTGCGTTTCGCTGATGAGATCGTAGATACCTTCCATCACCAGGACAAGGAATTTCTGCTTCACAAATTCAGGCAGGATACTTATGAGGCCATAAAATTGGAGTTTTCCCTCAATCCGGTGCTTCATGCCTTTCAGATGGTAGTGCATATGTATGGCATCACAGTAGATTTAATAGATGCTTTTTTGGATAGTATGGCTATGGATCTGGATTTTAGCACCTATAGCGATAGCAAGTACAAGGAGTATATTTATGGATCGGCAGAAGTGGTGGGACTGATGTGTCTAAAGGTGTTCTGTGAAGGTGATCAGGAGACCTATGAAAAGCTTAAGGCACCCGCATGTAAATTGGGCTCAGCATTTCAAAAAGTGAATTTTCTTCGGGACATTAAAAGTGATTATGAAGAAAGGGGAAGGGTATATTTTCCTGGAGTGGATTATTTGACTTTTGACCAGAAGACTAAGCAGGCAATAGAAAGGGATATTCAGAAAGATTTTGATGAAGCTTGCATTGGCATTACGCAATTGCCTTCCGGGGCAAAGATGGGTGTGAAAATTGCCTACCTATATTACCATAATCTTTTCACGAAAATAAAACGACTAAAACCCCAGACCATTACCGCCAAAAGAGTACGGATTCCCAATATCAAAAAGCTTTCAATGCTGATGGGTATGTATTTCGGGACGAAGCTGGGATTTGAGTAG